One segment of Zonotrichia albicollis isolate bZonAlb1 chromosome 4, bZonAlb1.hap1, whole genome shotgun sequence DNA contains the following:
- the KERA gene encoding keratocan, whose amino-acid sequence MILKVYTSLLLLFLVNSVWTRTVRQVYDDLDPGHWSHYTSECPQECFCPPSFPNALYCDNKGLKEIPPIPARIWYLYLQNNQIETISEKPFANATHLRWINLNKNKITNSGIENGVLSKLKRLLYLFLEDNELEEVPAPLPVGLEQLRLARNKISKIPEGVFSHLENLTMLDLHQNSLLDSALQSDTFQGLNNLMQLNIAKNSLKKMPLSIPANTLQLFLDNNSIEVIPENYFSAIPKVTFLRLNYNKLSDDGIPPNGFNVSSILDLQLSHNQLTKIPPINAHLEHLHLDHNKIKSVNGTQMCPVSIALEEDYGYYGNIPRLRYLRLDGNEIQPPIPLDIMICFRLLQAVVI is encoded by the exons ATGATTTTGAAAGTCTATACAAGCCTTTTGCTCTTATTCTTGGTCAATTCTGTGTGGACTCGAACTGTGAGACAAGTTTATGATGATCTGGATCCTGGCCACTGGTCTCACTATACTTCTGAGTGTCCACAGGAGTGCTTTTGTCCTCCTAGTTTCCCCAATGCATTATACTGTGATAACAAAGGGCTTAAAGAAATACCTCCAATTCCAGCCAGAATTTGGTACCTCTATCTTCAAAACAATCAAATTGAaaccatttcagagaagcctttTGCGAATGCCACTCATCTGAGATGGATAAATCTGAACAAGAATAAGATCACAAACAGTGGGATTGAGAATGGTGTGCTGAGCAAGCTGAAAAGGCTGCTTTACTTATTCCTTGAAGATAATGAGTTGGAAGAGGTTCCTGCTCCATTACCAGTGGGTCTGGAACAGCTAAGACTAGCTAGAAACAAAATCTCTAAAATCCCAGAAGGAGTCTTCAGCCACTTGGAAAACCTTACTATGTTAGACCTGCACCAGAACAGTTTGTTGGACAGCGCTCTTCAAAGTGACACCTTCCAAGGACTCAACAACCTCATGCAGCTCAACATCGCAAAAAATTCACTCAAGAAAATGCCTTTAAGCATTCCAGCTAATACACTGCAGCTCTTTTTGGACAACAACTCCATCGAGGTCATACCAGAAAACTACTTCAGTGCAATACCCAAAGTGACTTTCCTTAGGCTGAACTACAATAAACTATCTGATGATGGTATCCCTCCAAATGGGTTTAATGTTTCATCTATTCTAGACCTACAGCTGTCTCACAATCAGCTCACTAAAATTCCACCAATCAATGCTCATCTTGAGCACCTTCATCTTGATCACAACAAAATCAAAA GTGTCAATGGTACTCAGATGTGCCCAGTTTCCATTGCCCTAGAAGAAGATTACGGTTATTATGGCAACATCCCTCGTCTCCGATACCTTCGTCTGGATGGAAATGAAATTCAGCCTCCAATCCCACTGGACATCATGATTTGTTTCCGACTACTTCAAGCTGTTGTCATATAA